A portion of the Candidatus Fermentibacter sp. genome contains these proteins:
- a CDS encoding PAS domain-containing protein, whose amino-acid sequence MGTSRRTGGTADGDSPARAEFSTNPGAAESESERLLEGLFSTLDDGVTILDRDLRVTGLNETIRRWFGLTDEALGKPCREVFRVHPEACRDCPSRKAIETGLMQSGVFQESFPGCPPGSWIEVTCHPLRDDRTGEITGVVEHSRDITGRLKNGDSILSNEQFSNAIISESPIGISVRSRTGRLLSCNRAWQNIWGMSREEVQKDFETEREALTLDDKDSYLGEWTSELRRIYEKGGSLHIPDMRTNRSRPGSASWVSQHFYAILGENGSVDKVVILTEDVSERKAAEASLKESEGRYRTLAESSNDLIFVIDKEDIVRYVNGAAARALGSRPDEIIGRKREEFFSIGISSQQQASLRGVLSQGRPAYFEGETGFPTGMRWIGTWLTPLEDSGGGVPGILGVSRDISERVESERREASLREQLNLSQRMESVGRLAGGVAHDFNNLLTVILGHVELALESSPPGPHPIRSSLVEIRKAGERARDLTWQLLAFGRRQVLVMKEVDLNEVIRGFSSIMTRLIGEDVRIETDLDPSIGSVMADPGQIEQVIMNLAVNARDAMPYGGTIGISTRRSAGSGNGDRFIELSISDTGTGMDEETLAHLFEPFFTTKETGKGTGLGLSTVYGIVNQHGGQIRVESRPGEGAMFTVSLPETAGKGGDVSGAPEPAGDVAGTAPVVMVVEDDRAVRGLVCGLLRHAGYRVIEVEDPLRAAVEVSAAGRVDLLVTDMVMPGMNGEAVADAVCRIDPSIRILFISGYPGELAQEAGRGRSAGFLQKPFSAAKLFEAVKKALIEDEPAMSPAPGS is encoded by the coding sequence CAGGGATCTCAGGGTCACCGGACTCAACGAAACGATCAGGAGATGGTTCGGGCTCACCGACGAAGCCCTGGGGAAGCCCTGCCGCGAAGTATTCCGGGTTCATCCTGAGGCCTGCAGGGACTGCCCCTCACGGAAGGCCATCGAAACCGGTCTCATGCAGTCCGGGGTCTTCCAGGAGTCCTTCCCCGGCTGTCCTCCGGGTTCCTGGATCGAGGTCACCTGCCATCCCCTCAGGGACGACCGGACGGGCGAGATCACGGGCGTCGTCGAACACTCGCGCGACATCACCGGCAGGCTGAAGAACGGGGACAGCATCCTGAGCAACGAGCAGTTCTCGAACGCCATCATCTCCGAATCCCCCATCGGCATATCGGTTCGCAGCCGCACGGGCAGGCTCCTCTCATGCAACCGCGCGTGGCAGAACATCTGGGGGATGTCGCGCGAGGAGGTCCAGAAGGATTTCGAGACCGAGAGGGAGGCCCTCACCCTCGACGACAAGGACAGCTATCTAGGCGAATGGACCTCCGAGCTGAGGAGGATCTACGAGAAGGGCGGCTCGCTCCACATCCCCGACATGAGGACCAACAGGAGCAGGCCCGGCTCGGCTTCATGGGTGTCGCAGCACTTCTATGCGATCCTCGGCGAGAACGGAAGCGTCGACAAGGTCGTGATCCTCACCGAGGACGTGAGCGAGCGGAAGGCGGCCGAGGCATCGTTGAAGGAGAGCGAGGGCCGGTACAGGACGCTCGCCGAGTCCTCCAACGACCTGATCTTCGTGATCGACAAGGAAGACATCGTGCGATACGTCAATGGAGCGGCGGCCAGAGCGCTCGGAAGTCGTCCGGATGAAATCATCGGCAGGAAAAGGGAGGAGTTCTTCTCTATAGGCATCTCCTCGCAGCAGCAGGCATCCCTGAGGGGAGTCCTGTCCCAGGGCAGACCCGCATACTTCGAGGGCGAGACGGGATTCCCGACCGGCATGCGCTGGATCGGCACCTGGCTCACGCCGCTCGAGGACTCGGGCGGGGGAGTGCCTGGAATCCTCGGAGTTTCGAGGGACATCAGCGAGAGGGTGGAATCCGAGAGGCGGGAGGCCAGCCTCCGTGAGCAGCTCAACCTCTCCCAGCGCATGGAGTCGGTGGGCCGCCTGGCGGGAGGGGTCGCGCACGACTTCAACAACCTGCTCACGGTCATCCTCGGCCACGTAGAGCTGGCCCTCGAGAGCTCCCCCCCGGGCCCGCACCCCATCCGCTCCTCCCTTGTCGAGATACGGAAGGCCGGCGAGAGGGCGAGGGACCTGACATGGCAGCTCCTTGCCTTCGGCCGCAGGCAGGTCCTCGTCATGAAGGAGGTCGACCTCAACGAGGTCATCCGCGGTTTCTCGAGCATCATGACGAGGCTGATAGGCGAGGATGTGAGGATAGAGACGGATCTCGACCCGTCCATCGGGAGCGTGATGGCGGATCCCGGCCAGATCGAGCAGGTGATAATGAATCTGGCCGTGAATGCGAGGGATGCGATGCCCTATGGCGGTACGATCGGCATCTCCACGCGCCGCTCCGCCGGGAGCGGAAACGGCGACCGCTTCATCGAGCTGTCGATATCCGACACCGGCACCGGGATGGACGAGGAGACACTCGCCCATCTCTTCGAGCCCTTCTTCACCACGAAGGAGACGGGCAAGGGCACCGGTCTGGGCCTTTCCACGGTCTACGGGATCGTGAACCAGCATGGCGGCCAGATCAGGGTGGAAAGCCGGCCCGGTGAAGGGGCCATGTTCACGGTTTCACTCCCCGAAACGGCCGGGAAGGGCGGCGATGTCTCCGGAGCTCCCGAGCCCGCCGGCGATGTGGCCGGGACCGCCCCCGTCGTGATGGTGGTCGAGGACGACCGGGCCGTACGGGGGCTTGTCTGCGGGCTCCTGAGGCATGCCGGATACAGGGTGATCGAGGTGGAGGATCCCCTGCGGGCCGCGGTCGAGGTTTCGGCCGCCGGCAGGGTCGACCTTCTGGTCACTGACATGGTGATGCCCGGCATGAACGGTGAGGCGGTCGCGGATGCGGTCTGCCGGATCGATCCGTCGATCAGGATACTCTTCATCTCCGGGTACCCGGGGGAGCTGGCCCAGGAAGCCGGCAGGGGCAGGAGCGCGGGTTTCCTTCAGAAGCCCTTCTCTGCCGCGAAGCTCTTCGAAGCGGTCAAGAAGGCTCTGATCGAAGACGAGCCGGCCATGTCCCCGGCGCCCGGGTCATGA
- a CDS encoding ABC transporter permease subunit, producing MSENPRWTAFLELLGAELRMLFRDRKTLLISIVLPAVLTPVLMFGSAKIAETREEEIAGDTCRIVLSGNAPDSVISAVSRTIASGGGPVSVSFTDSPDPAQLDSGLVHAIVTADVGRRPVPVVDVAYRADMDMSRAALDVILPRLESLRDSTREAVLARSGVSWAPDSTMIRIEDLAPPGAREGSDFGRLAMLFVMLLLLSGVSVAALDSIAGERERGSLETLLSTGVDRGVITASKLSAACAVGLMSALVQAADFALLARLGFFETQGGGFLPPASAFSPLLLVPVIPAAVFAAALVLFISAGASTFKEAQLKMFPALLAAAAPTLVTLFPGIGSAPVMRAVPVAGLAVSFREILSGRQDIPGLLLAALSTLSLAAILAWAAARAMSGEGIIRGSASPEPGPGMLGRRAFQVYGVIWAVNVITSMQMERLYDVRTSLLVGQFLILLAPAVYLAIRYRLPSRTVLRLRSPGLLAPLLALPCAAGGVILSSDLYRLASLLLPAGERVLHDFGDTMTTGSTDLAGMILLFCLIPGIVEEFVFRGVLMGSLAERRGWGPHGALVASALVFGMFHFLYFRIVPTAFIGFLAGLAVLRSGSLFTGMVWHAASNAAALLAARQAVEPVGLPLWGHAAAAVVVVGGLLLMGRGRVRPLAGRGRDPGSTGGRRGGTASA from the coding sequence GTGTCTGAGAATCCCCGGTGGACGGCGTTCCTGGAACTCCTGGGCGCGGAGCTCCGGATGCTCTTCCGCGACAGGAAGACCCTCCTCATCTCCATAGTCCTGCCGGCAGTCCTGACTCCCGTACTGATGTTCGGCTCCGCGAAGATCGCAGAAACCCGGGAGGAGGAGATCGCCGGCGACACGTGCAGGATCGTCCTGTCGGGGAACGCCCCCGATTCCGTCATCTCGGCGGTTTCCCGCACGATCGCGTCGGGCGGCGGCCCGGTCTCGGTGTCCTTCACGGATTCTCCCGACCCGGCGCAGCTCGATTCCGGGCTCGTGCATGCAATCGTCACGGCTGATGTCGGCAGGCGTCCGGTGCCCGTCGTGGACGTGGCTTACAGGGCCGACATGGACATGTCACGGGCCGCTCTCGACGTCATCCTGCCCCGGCTCGAATCGCTTCGCGACTCCACCAGGGAGGCGGTCCTGGCGCGGTCGGGGGTCTCGTGGGCGCCTGACTCGACGATGATCCGGATCGAGGACCTCGCCCCGCCGGGGGCGAGGGAGGGATCGGACTTCGGCAGGCTGGCCATGCTGTTCGTGATGCTCCTGCTCCTGTCCGGGGTGTCGGTGGCCGCGCTGGACAGCATAGCAGGAGAGAGGGAGCGGGGATCGCTCGAGACCCTGCTCTCGACCGGTGTCGACAGGGGGGTGATCACGGCCTCCAAGCTCTCCGCCGCCTGCGCCGTGGGTCTCATGTCGGCCCTCGTCCAGGCAGCCGACTTCGCCCTTCTCGCAAGACTAGGCTTCTTCGAGACGCAGGGAGGGGGATTCCTGCCCCCCGCCTCGGCCTTCTCGCCGCTCCTCCTCGTGCCGGTGATCCCGGCGGCGGTCTTCGCCGCCGCCCTTGTCCTGTTCATCTCCGCCGGGGCCTCGACCTTCAAGGAGGCTCAGCTCAAGATGTTCCCTGCCCTCCTGGCCGCCGCCGCCCCCACCCTCGTGACGCTCTTCCCCGGGATAGGCAGCGCCCCGGTGATGAGGGCGGTGCCAGTCGCCGGCCTGGCGGTCTCCTTCCGCGAGATCCTCTCGGGCAGGCAGGACATCCCGGGCCTGCTGCTCGCCGCCCTCTCGACCCTGTCACTCGCCGCGATCCTCGCATGGGCGGCGGCCAGGGCGATGTCGGGCGAGGGCATCATCCGGGGCTCCGCATCCCCGGAACCGGGGCCGGGCATGCTGGGAAGGCGGGCCTTCCAGGTCTACGGCGTGATCTGGGCCGTCAACGTCATAACATCCATGCAGATGGAGAGGCTCTACGACGTCCGGACATCCCTGCTGGTCGGCCAGTTCCTGATCCTCCTGGCTCCGGCCGTCTATCTCGCGATCAGGTACAGGCTTCCCTCCCGGACCGTCCTCAGGCTGAGGTCGCCGGGGCTGCTCGCCCCTCTCCTGGCGCTGCCCTGTGCCGCAGGCGGGGTGATCCTCTCGTCGGACCTGTACAGGCTGGCCTCGCTCCTGCTGCCTGCCGGAGAGCGCGTGCTCCACGACTTCGGCGACACGATGACGACCGGTTCGACGGATCTGGCCGGGATGATCCTGCTCTTCTGCCTGATCCCCGGCATCGTGGAGGAGTTCGTCTTCAGGGGCGTCCTGATGGGTTCGCTCGCGGAGCGAAGGGGGTGGGGGCCTCACGGCGCGCTCGTCGCCTCGGCCCTGGTCTTCGGGATGTTCCACTTCCTCTATTTCCGGATAGTGCCCACGGCCTTCATCGGGTTCCTGGCGGGCCTGGCGGTGCTCAGGTCGGGTTCGCTCTTCACCGGCATGGTCTGGCATGCAGCCTCGAATGCCGCCGCGCTGCTCGCGGCCAGGCAGGCGGTCGAGCCCGTCGGGCTGCCCCTGTGGGGGCACGCCGCTGCTGCCGTTGTCGTAGTCGGAGGGCTGCTGCTGATGGGAAGGGGCCGGGTCAGGCCCCTGGCCGGCCGGGGGCGGGACCCAGGATCGACAGGAGGCCGTCGAGGCGGAACGGCTTCTGCATGA
- a CDS encoding PAS domain S-box protein, protein MPGGPGAIPGLAGALLDLTREGILAVDGGGAIRFINAAAASLAGTTPGEALGRQASDVVLLMDDDTGEDIPLPAPPPPDGPPAPRGRTCSVIARSGAARRISVTASHLAVPGEPEGWTCYGMIDETWRRVAEDSLRNSNRLFNSIVENSFDAIYILRGRRYEYVNSSFCSITGYSYGELTAPDFDYNVLIVPEKREFMEGRFGARAGGIAIDPHYMIGVRRKDGGTVEVEVVTVPIGRPGEVLVLGIMRDVTERVRAQSEAKGSVELMEGILSAMEDTVFRFDAGGRFLFVNSPRIELLMPPARFIGRHYSEILPPQVTELMNQAMGILREGGTTEFEYTLSLSGGAKFYSTRLSPVMHGGRFTGVVSTVRDVTDIKKAEFDQKALEEQLQRTQLYESLGMLAGGIAHDFNNILMAIIGNTDTVMEQIDGPESARRLLAEVESSSRKASDLCRQMLTYAGRGGSSKVSLDLNTLILEMKDLLSVSRPDGVSLEFVMGDGLPLVEADPTQIGQIVLNLVKNAFEALPGSGGSVAVRTGAAMFDESSLRGFFLPAMLRSGEYAYIEVSDDGSGLDAGQKEKLFNPFYSTRGPGRGLGLAAVLGISRGHGGSVRVFSEKGQGTTVQVLLPSLRPQGSSPAVDVPVRRGERAPNGCVLVVDDEEIVRNVLERMLVKIGYTVTAASSGLEAVNIFRRTKGGFDAVILDLAMPGMDGPEVLEFLRGMDPAVRVIIASGYSRLQVEERMGSRTPDGIMQKPFRLDGLLSILGPAPGRPGA, encoded by the coding sequence GTGCCTGGCGGACCGGGAGCGATCCCCGGACTGGCAGGAGCGCTGCTCGATCTGACCCGGGAGGGGATCCTCGCCGTCGACGGCGGCGGAGCCATCCGGTTCATCAACGCCGCAGCCGCATCCCTGGCGGGCACCACGCCGGGCGAAGCCCTGGGCAGACAGGCATCCGACGTGGTCCTCCTCATGGACGACGACACGGGGGAGGACATCCCGCTCCCCGCCCCTCCTCCGCCTGACGGGCCGCCGGCCCCGAGAGGGAGGACATGCTCGGTCATCGCCAGGTCGGGGGCCGCGAGGCGCATATCGGTGACGGCCTCGCACCTCGCGGTTCCGGGCGAGCCGGAGGGCTGGACCTGCTACGGCATGATCGACGAGACCTGGCGCCGCGTCGCCGAGGACTCCCTCAGGAACAGCAACAGGCTGTTCAACAGCATAGTAGAGAACAGCTTCGACGCCATCTACATCCTGCGGGGCAGGAGGTACGAGTACGTCAACTCGAGCTTCTGCTCGATCACCGGCTACTCGTACGGAGAGCTCACCGCGCCGGACTTCGACTACAACGTGCTGATCGTCCCCGAGAAGCGGGAGTTCATGGAGGGGAGGTTCGGCGCCAGAGCCGGCGGGATCGCGATCGATCCGCACTACATGATCGGCGTGAGGCGCAAGGACGGCGGCACGGTCGAGGTGGAGGTCGTCACCGTCCCCATAGGCAGGCCCGGCGAGGTGCTCGTCCTGGGCATAATGAGGGACGTCACGGAGCGCGTCAGGGCCCAGAGCGAGGCCAAGGGCTCGGTCGAGCTGATGGAGGGGATCCTCTCCGCCATGGAGGATACGGTCTTCAGGTTCGACGCCGGGGGACGCTTCCTGTTCGTGAACTCACCGCGGATCGAGCTCCTCATGCCCCCGGCCCGCTTCATCGGCAGGCACTACTCCGAGATCCTGCCGCCCCAGGTGACCGAGCTGATGAATCAGGCCATGGGGATACTCCGCGAGGGCGGGACCACCGAGTTCGAGTACACCCTGAGCCTGTCCGGGGGGGCGAAGTTCTACTCCACGAGGCTGTCTCCCGTGATGCACGGCGGCAGGTTCACCGGCGTCGTCTCCACGGTGCGCGACGTTACCGACATCAAGAAGGCGGAATTCGACCAGAAGGCCCTCGAAGAGCAGCTCCAGAGGACCCAGCTCTACGAGAGCCTCGGCATGCTCGCAGGCGGCATCGCACACGACTTCAACAACATCCTCATGGCGATCATCGGGAACACGGACACCGTGATGGAGCAGATCGACGGGCCCGAGTCGGCGCGCCGGCTCCTCGCCGAAGTGGAATCCTCCTCCAGGAAGGCTTCGGACCTCTGCCGCCAGATGCTCACCTACGCCGGAAGAGGCGGTTCGAGCAAGGTGAGCCTCGATCTCAACACCCTGATCCTGGAGATGAAGGACCTGCTCTCGGTCAGCAGGCCGGACGGCGTTTCGCTCGAGTTCGTGATGGGCGACGGGCTGCCCCTGGTGGAGGCCGACCCGACCCAGATCGGGCAGATCGTGTTGAACCTGGTCAAGAACGCCTTCGAGGCCCTGCCCGGCTCCGGCGGATCCGTCGCGGTACGGACCGGTGCGGCGATGTTCGACGAGAGCTCCCTGAGGGGCTTCTTCCTGCCGGCCATGCTTCGCTCGGGCGAGTACGCCTACATCGAGGTGTCGGACGACGGATCGGGCCTCGATGCGGGGCAGAAGGAGAAGCTCTTCAACCCCTTCTATTCGACCCGCGGGCCCGGGAGGGGGCTGGGGCTTGCGGCGGTGCTGGGCATCTCGCGCGGACACGGTGGATCCGTGCGCGTCTTCAGCGAGAAGGGGCAGGGCACCACCGTCCAGGTGCTGCTCCCGTCCCTTCGCCCCCAGGGTTCGTCACCCGCCGTAGATGTTCCGGTCAGGCGCGGAGAGAGGGCTCCGAACGGCTGCGTACTGGTGGTCGACGACGAGGAGATCGTGAGGAACGTGCTCGAGAGGATGCTCGTCAAGATAGGCTACACCGTCACTGCCGCCTCTTCAGGGCTCGAGGCCGTCAACATCTTCAGGAGGACGAAGGGCGGGTTCGATGCGGTGATACTCGATCTGGCGATGCCGGGGATGGACGGTCCCGAAGTCCTCGAGTTCCTGCGAGGCATGGATCCGGCCGTCAGGGTGATAATCGCAAGCGGCTACAGCAGGCTCCAGGTCGAGGAGAGGATGGGGTCGCGGACGCCCGACGGCATCATGCAGAAGCCGTTCCGCCTCGACGGCCTCCTGTCGATCCTGGGTCCCGCCCCCGGCCGGCCAGGGGCCTGA